In the genome of Dryobates pubescens isolate bDryPub1 chromosome 18, bDryPub1.pri, whole genome shotgun sequence, one region contains:
- the LOC104306394 gene encoding adrenodoxin, whose translation MIAQGISRLMRPLLGGLTASKIRLVALCGVAEQRHTAATHGSERSFSSTLKLQDAPGESSCAEQVTVHFVNRDGERLTATAKEGESLLEVVLNQNLAIDGFGACEGTLACSTCHLIFEKDAFQKLGAISDEELDMLDLAYGLTETSRLGCQVCVKKWMDGLTVRVPMDVSDIRSELEVGKQSKQ comes from the exons ATGATAGCTCAAGGCATCTCGAGGCTCATGAGACCCTTGCTGGGTGGGCTGACTGCCAGCAAAATTCGTTTGGTTGCTCTCTGTGGGGTGGCTGAGCAGCGTCACACAGCAGCTACACACGGGTCAGAAAGAAGCTTTAGCTCCACACTCAAGCTCCAGGATGCCCCTGGGGAATCAAG ctgtgcagagcaggtgaCGGTGCACTTCGTAAATCGGGATGGAGAGCGGCTTACAGCCACAGCCAAGGAAGGGGAGAGCCTGCTGGAAGTGGTACTCAACCAAAACTTGGCCATTGATGGATTTG GTGCATGTGAAGGGACGCTGGCCTGCTCCACCTGTCACCTCATCTTCGAGAAGGACGCCTTCCAAAAGCTGGGTGCTATCTCAGATGAGGAGCTGGACATGCTGGACTTGGCATATGGACTCACTGAGAC aTCCCGGCTTGGCTGCCAGGTGTGTGTCAAGAAGTGGATGGATGGCCTGACGGTGCGGGTCCCCATGGATGTGTCGGACATCAGGAGCGAGCTGGAGgttggaaagcaaagcaagcagtaG
- the MSN gene encoding moesin, with translation MPKTISVRVTTMDAELEFAIQPNTTGKQLFDQVVKTIGLREVWFFGLQYQDTKGFSTWLKLNKKVTAQDVRKESPLLFKFRAKFYPEDVAEELIQDITQRLFFLQVKEAILNDDIYCPPETAVLLASYAVQSKYGDFNKEVHKSGYLASDKLLPQRVLEQHKLNKDQWEERIQVWHEEHRGMIREDAVLEYLKIAQDLEMYGVNYFSIKNKKGSELWLGVDALGLNIYEQNDRLTPKIGFPWSEIRNISFNDKKFVIKPIDKKAPDFVFYAPRLRINKRILALCMGNHELYMRRRKPDTIEVQQMKAQAREEKHQKQMERALLENEKKKRELAEKEKEKIEREKEELMERLKQIEEQTKKAQQELEEQTRRAMELEQERKRAQEEAEKLAKERREAEEAKEALLKASHDQQKTQEQLAAEMAELTARITQLELARQKKESEAQEWQQKAQMVQEDLEKTKEELKTAMSTPHVTEPMHSENEHDDEQDENAAEASAELRSEATIKDRSEEERTTEAEKNERVQKHLKALSSELANARDETKKTANDMIHAENMRLGRDKYKTLRQIRQGNTKQRIDEFESM, from the exons GTTGTCAAGACAATTGGTCTAAGAGAGGTCTGGTTTTTTGGACTTCAGTATCAGGACACCAAGGGCTTCTCCACATGGCTGAAATTGAACAAAAAG GTAACAGCTCAGGATGTCCGCAAGGAGAGCCCTCTGCTTTTCAAGTTCCGTGCCAAGTTCTACCCGGAGGATGTGGCGGAGGAGCTGATCCAGGACATCACGCAGCGCCTCTTCTTCCTCCAAGTGAAGGAGGCCATTCTGAACGATGACATTTATTGCCCTCCAGAAACAGCTGTCCTCCTGGCTTCTTATGCTGTCCAGTCAAAATATGGAGACTTCAACAAAGAGGTGCACAAGTCTGGCTACCTTGCTAGCGACAAACTGCTCCCACAGAG aGTTCTGGAGCAGCACAAGCTTAACAAAGACCAGTGGGAGGAGAGGATCCAGGTGTGGCATGAGGAACATCGAGGGATGATTAG AGAAGATGCTGTCCTGGAGTACCTGAAAATTGCACAGGATCTGGAAATGTATGGTGTGAACTACTTCAGCATTAAGAACAAGAAGGGCTCTGAACTCTGGCTAGGTGTAGATGCTCTTGGACTCAACATTTATGAGCAGAATGACAG GTTAACACCGAAAATTGGATTCCCTTGGAGTGAGATCAGAAATATCTCTTTCAATGACAAGAAATTTGTTATCAAGCCTATTGACAAGAAAGCACCA GACTTTGTGTTCTATGCCCCTCGGTTACGGATCAACAAGCGGATCCTGGCGCTGTGCATGGGGAACCACGAGCTCTACATGCGCCGGCGTAAGCCGGACACCATCGAGGTGCAGCAGATGAAAGCACAGGCTCGGGAGGAGAAGCACCAGAAACAGATGGAGAG agccctgctggagaatgagaagaagaagagggagttggcagaaaaggagaaggagaagattgAACGTGAGAAGGAGGAGCTAATGGAGAGACTCAAACAAATTGAGGAGCAAACCAAGAAAGCTCAGCAAG aaCTGGAAGAACAGACACGCAGAGCTATGGAGCTGGAACAGGAGAGGAAACGAGctcaggaggaagcagagaagctggCTAAAGAGCGTAGAGAAGCAGAAGAGGCCAAGGAGGCCCTATTGAAAGCTTCCCATGATCAGCAGAAAACCCAGGAACAGCTG gctgctgagatGGCAGAACTCACAGCTAGGATcacacagctggagctggccagGCAGAAGAAGGAGAGCGAGGCCCAGGAGTGGCAACAGAAG GCCCAGATGGTGCAGGAGGACTTAGAAAAGACCAAAGAGGAGTTGAAGACTGCCATGAGCACTCCTCACGTCACTGAGCCCATGCACTCTGAGAATGAGCATGATGATGAGCAGGATGAGAACGCAGCAGAGGCCAGCGCTGAGCTACGGTCGGAGGCCACCATCAAGGACCGCAGCGAGGAGGAGCGCACCACGGAGGCAGAGAAGAATGAACGGGTCCAGAAACACTTGAAG gctctctcctcagagcTGGCCAACGCTCGGGATGAAACCAAGAAGACAGCCAACGACATGATCCACGCCGAGAACATGCGCCTGGGCCGAGACAAGTACAAGACGCTGCGCCAGATCCGGCAGGGCAACACCAAGCAGCGCATCGACGAGTTCGAGTCCATGTAA